A window of the Roseburia sp. 831b genome harbors these coding sequences:
- a CDS encoding S1C family serine protease, with translation MDHNNYNNNNQSTDSFYSYNQGSTPNQQQTGQNGNAYNANGQNGAYTNQSDGMNGNPYQNFYQNTMNQQPQNGKKPKKAKKEKKPAGFGRKLARCAAIALVFGLVAGPTFAGANYLTGHALGTNTKTESSNTDGAAEAQAINDSNQGGKVQSTSTSSGTTTTDVSDVVSNVMPSIVAITNVSETQYQSFFGQSGTYESTSCGSGIIVKQDDNYLYIATNNHVVDGANSLTVQFSNDTTVSATIKGQDATTDLAVVQVALSDIDADTLSAIKVATLSDSDQLSVGSSCIAIGNALGYGQSVTTGVISALNREVSVSDETSGASYTSELIQTDAAINPGNSGGALLNANGEVIGINSVKYSSTEVEGIGYAIPINTAAPIINQLITMEKVDEANSAYLGIKGVDVSSDVAKTYNMPSGVYVAQVVANSAAAQAGIQQGDIITKFDGKDIQTMEGLSQTLQYYAAGTQVDVTIQRANGGQYEEQTISVTLGSKN, from the coding sequence ATGGATCACAACAATTATAATAACAATAATCAGTCAACAGATTCTTTTTATTCCTATAATCAGGGCAGTACGCCAAATCAGCAGCAGACAGGCCAGAATGGAAATGCTTATAACGCAAACGGTCAGAATGGTGCGTACACAAATCAAAGTGATGGAATGAATGGAAATCCATATCAGAATTTTTACCAGAACACCATGAATCAGCAGCCACAGAATGGCAAGAAACCAAAGAAAGCAAAAAAAGAAAAGAAACCGGCAGGATTTGGAAGAAAGCTTGCAAGATGTGCAGCAATCGCATTGGTATTTGGACTCGTGGCAGGACCTACTTTTGCAGGAGCAAATTATCTGACAGGTCATGCACTTGGAACTAACACCAAGACAGAAAGTTCAAATACGGATGGAGCAGCAGAGGCACAGGCAATCAACGATTCCAACCAGGGTGGAAAGGTACAGTCGACTTCCACATCATCCGGAACCACAACAACAGATGTTTCGGATGTTGTTTCCAACGTAATGCCCTCCATTGTTGCAATTACAAATGTAAGTGAAACACAGTATCAGAGCTTCTTCGGACAGTCCGGTACTTATGAGAGCACAAGCTGTGGATCTGGTATTATCGTAAAACAGGATGACAATTATCTTTATATTGCTACCAACAACCACGTAGTAGATGGAGCCAACAGCCTTACCGTACAGTTTTCCAATGATACAACAGTAAGTGCAACAATAAAAGGACAGGATGCCACGACAGACCTTGCAGTCGTTCAGGTAGCACTTAGCGATATTGATGCAGATACCTTATCCGCCATCAAAGTTGCAACACTTAGTGACTCCGATCAGCTTTCTGTCGGAAGTTCCTGCATCGCAATTGGTAATGCATTAGGTTATGGACAGTCTGTAACAACAGGTGTCATCAGTGCCTTAAACCGTGAAGTCAGTGTATCAGACGAGACATCAGGTGCAAGCTACACAAGCGAATTGATTCAGACAGATGCCGCTATCAACCCAGGTAACAGTGGTGGAGCACTTTTAAATGCAAACGGTGAAGTAATCGGTATCAACTCGGTAAAATATTCCTCCACAGAAGTAGAAGGAATTGGTTATGCAATCCCAATCAACACTGCAGCACCAATTATTAACCAGCTTATCACCATGGAAAAAGTGGACGAGGCAAACAGCGCTTACCTTGGAATCAAAGGTGTTGATGTATCCAGTGATGTTGCAAAGACATACAACATGCCAAGTGGTGTCTATGTCGCACAGGTAGTTGCTAATTCAGCAGCAGCACAGGCTGGTATCCAGCAGGGTGATATCATCACAAAATTTGATGGAAAAGACATTCAGACGATGGAAGGATTGTCCCAGACACTCCAGTACTATGCAGCAGGCACACAGGTTGATGTGACAATACAACGAGCAAACGGAGGTCAGTATGAAGAACAGACGATTTCCGTAACGTTAGGCAGCAAAAACTAA
- a CDS encoding deoxyguanosinetriphosphate triphosphohydrolase, producing the protein MEWNKLLSLECQVEKEQEPKDFEKYPISDLEKDYQAIISSSAFRRLQDKTQVFPLDKSDFVRTRLTHSIEVSTIARQLGIMVTQNKTDYLPKEFSNDIELTNDIPIALSCAGLLHDIGNPPFGHFGEVVIGEWFEKNLKSDKFTYKGKKIADILTKQMKQDLMNFEGNAQALRILSKARNHAEGYDINLSYGVLNTLIKYPTNSLEFNPKSDDTQKHKLGYYYAERNIMEKICKATGTYRDDGEGYSRHPLVYLMEAADDIAYATADLEDAMKKRLFTLDQFVSYFEGEVTKIKNSYHNKRSEELLNNLKDRINPEKRNPENDLISFQKWMEYVRKWLMYVVAYCFSKNYNDIMGGKYTYDMFKDTNHEATIEILKAAMKEFVYDDKEILKLELAAKKIITSLLDDFINAVLYYDLKDENYKPSTADKKLINIISANYKEDYQHAKTNDEYENLYLRFLMVTDYISGMTDTYARNLYRELNGLD; encoded by the coding sequence ATGGAGTGGAACAAATTATTATCATTAGAATGTCAGGTAGAAAAGGAGCAGGAGCCTAAAGACTTCGAAAAATATCCAATTAGTGATTTAGAGAAGGATTACCAGGCAATTATATCAAGTTCAGCATTTCGGAGATTGCAGGACAAAACGCAGGTTTTTCCGCTAGATAAAAGTGATTTTGTTAGAACACGTTTAACACATTCTATAGAAGTTTCAACAATTGCCCGACAATTGGGCATCATGGTTACTCAAAATAAAACAGATTATTTACCAAAAGAATTTAGCAACGATATAGAATTGACAAATGATATTCCGATTGCGTTATCTTGTGCAGGGTTATTGCATGATATAGGAAATCCACCATTTGGACATTTTGGGGAAGTTGTCATTGGAGAATGGTTTGAAAAAAATCTGAAAAGTGACAAGTTTACTTACAAGGGAAAGAAAATAGCTGATATATTGACAAAACAGATGAAACAGGACTTAATGAACTTTGAAGGAAATGCACAGGCGCTCCGTATCCTTTCTAAAGCAAGAAATCATGCAGAAGGATATGATATTAATTTATCATATGGGGTTTTAAATACATTAATAAAATACCCGACCAATTCATTGGAGTTTAATCCGAAATCGGACGACACACAAAAACATAAACTAGGGTATTATTATGCTGAAAGAAATATTATGGAAAAAATATGTAAGGCAACAGGCACATACAGAGATGATGGAGAAGGATATTCCAGGCATCCGTTAGTTTATTTGATGGAAGCGGCAGATGATATAGCTTATGCAACGGCGGATTTAGAAGATGCAATGAAAAAAAGATTGTTTACATTAGACCAGTTTGTTTCTTATTTTGAGGGAGAGGTAACAAAAATAAAGAATTCCTATCACAATAAACGGTCAGAAGAATTATTAAATAATCTTAAGGATAGAATAAACCCAGAGAAACGAAATCCCGAAAATGATTTAATATCGTTTCAAAAATGGATGGAATATGTAAGAAAATGGCTTATGTATGTAGTAGCATATTGTTTTTCAAAAAATTACAATGATATTATGGGTGGAAAATATACATATGATATGTTTAAGGATACTAATCATGAAGCCACGATTGAGATTTTGAAGGCTGCCATGAAAGAGTTTGTATATGATGATAAAGAAATTTTGAAATTAGAACTTGCTGCAAAAAAAATCATAACGTCGCTGTTAGATGATTTTATAAATGCGGTGTTATACTATGATTTAAAGGATGAAAATTATAAACCATCGACAGCAGATAAGAAGTTAATTAATATTATTTCTGCCAATTATAAAGAAGACTATCAGCATGCAAAAACAAATGATGAATATGAAAATCTTTATTTAAGATTTTTGATGGTAACAGATTATATCAGCGGAATGACAGATACATATGCTAGAAATTTGTATAGAGAATTAAATGGACTTGATTAA
- the glmS gene encoding glutamine--fructose-6-phosphate transaminase (isomerizing): MCGIVGYIGNEQAAPILLDGLAKLEYRGYDSAGMAVYDGEKIQVKKATGRLKVLSELTHDGQTMPGCVGIGHTRWATHGEPSDVNAHPHYNADETIAVVHNGIIENYMKLKKKLTDKGYHFRSETDTEVVAHLLDYYYKGDPLEAITKVMHRVEGSYALGIIFADHPDMVYSVRKDSPLIVGHGKEGNLIASDVPAVLKYTRDVYFIENEEIACLTKDSITFFNVDGEPIEKQSKKIEWDINAAEKGGFEHFMLKEIYEQPKTVRDTLSPRIKGNEVVIEELGMTDDEIRAIKKIHIVACGSAYHTGVTAKYVFEGMARIPVEVDLASEFRYRNPILEEGALVIIISQSGETADSLAALRLAKERGITTLGIVNVVGSSIAREADKVMYTWAGPEIAVATTKAYSCQLVAEYLLAIKFAQVRGKITDEQVAEYLKDLQQLPAQIEFLLGDKEKIQKFANRYVSAKDVFFIGRGIDYAISLEGSLKLKEISYIHSEAYAAGELKHGTISLIEDGTLVTAVVTQEELYKKTISNIVEVRTRGAYVLAVTNADNVEMEKTADCVLYIPHTNQYFTNSLAIIPLQLFSYYVSVGRGLDVDKPRNLAKSVTVE; this comes from the coding sequence ATGTGTGGAATCGTAGGATATATTGGAAATGAGCAGGCGGCACCAATTCTTTTAGATGGATTGGCAAAACTGGAATACCGCGGATATGACTCGGCTGGAATGGCGGTCTATGACGGAGAAAAGATTCAGGTGAAAAAGGCGACCGGACGTTTAAAGGTATTGAGTGAATTGACACACGATGGACAGACAATGCCAGGCTGTGTAGGAATTGGACATACAAGATGGGCAACACATGGTGAACCATCCGATGTGAATGCACATCCTCATTACAATGCGGATGAGACAATCGCAGTGGTACATAATGGTATCATCGAGAATTACATGAAGTTAAAGAAAAAACTGACAGACAAAGGTTATCACTTCCGTTCTGAGACAGATACAGAGGTCGTAGCGCATTTGTTAGATTACTATTACAAGGGAGATCCGCTTGAGGCAATCACAAAAGTGATGCATCGTGTGGAAGGTTCCTATGCGCTGGGGATTATTTTTGCAGACCACCCGGATATGGTGTATTCCGTGCGAAAAGACAGCCCTTTGATTGTAGGACATGGAAAAGAAGGTAACTTAATCGCATCCGATGTTCCTGCAGTTTTAAAATACACAAGAGACGTTTATTTCATTGAAAACGAAGAGATTGCATGCTTAACCAAAGACTCCATCACCTTTTTCAATGTAGATGGGGAACCGATTGAAAAACAGTCCAAGAAAATTGAATGGGATATCAATGCCGCAGAAAAAGGCGGTTTTGAGCATTTCATGTTAAAAGAGATTTACGAGCAGCCAAAGACCGTGCGCGATACCTTAAGCCCTCGTATCAAAGGAAATGAAGTCGTCATCGAAGAACTTGGCATGACAGATGATGAGATTCGTGCAATCAAAAAGATTCATATCGTAGCATGTGGTTCTGCATACCATACAGGTGTGACAGCAAAGTATGTCTTTGAGGGAATGGCAAGAATTCCGGTAGAAGTGGATTTGGCATCCGAATTCCGTTATCGTAACCCGATTCTGGAAGAGGGAGCACTTGTCATTATCATCAGTCAGTCTGGTGAGACAGCAGATTCTCTTGCAGCGCTCCGCCTTGCAAAAGAGCGTGGAATCACAACACTTGGCATTGTCAATGTAGTAGGAAGCTCTATCGCACGTGAGGCAGATAAGGTAATGTATACATGGGCAGGTCCAGAGATTGCGGTTGCAACAACAAAAGCATACAGCTGCCAGCTTGTAGCAGAATATTTGCTTGCCATCAAGTTTGCACAGGTTCGTGGTAAAATCACGGACGAACAGGTCGCAGAATACTTAAAAGATCTCCAGCAGTTACCGGCACAGATTGAGTTTTTGCTTGGAGACAAAGAAAAAATCCAGAAATTTGCAAACCGTTATGTGTCTGCAAAAGATGTATTTTTCATTGGACGAGGAATCGACTACGCAATTTCCTTAGAAGGTTCTTTGAAATTAAAAGAGATTTCTTACATTCATTCTGAGGCGTACGCAGCAGGAGAGTTAAAACATGGAACCATCTCCTTAATCGAAGATGGAACACTTGTCACTGCGGTCGTAACACAGGAAGAATTATACAAAAAGACCATCAGCAATATTGTTGAAGTTCGTACAAGAGGCGCTTATGTGTTAGCTGTGACGAACGCAGACAATGTCGAGATGGAAAAAACAGCAGATTGCGTGCTTTATATTCCACACACCAACCAATACTTTACGAACTCACTTGCAATCATTCCGTTGCAGTTGTTCAGCTACTATGTATCGGTTGGAAGAGGACTTGACGTTGATAAGCCACGTAACCTCGCAAAATCGGTTACTGTGGAATAA